The DNA segment GGATGTTTGATTAGCTTCCTGGTTTTTAGTATTTTGGTTATATGCATTGATTTACTTTTCCGGGTTTTAAGTTTTTGGTCTAATCATACTTTAGTTTCACACGACGCCTGTCCAATCTGTTAAATGCTCTCTTATGAGTtccatttatttgtttattgtaTCTATTTCAGTTCTTTACCCTTTAGTTGTTTATGGATATTTTGGCTTGAATCTTGTGATAATCCAGAGAGGGGTGATGTTATGAATCCAAATTCAATGGCTAAAAACATGGAACTAGGGGGCCCAGGGACTTCAAGCCCAGAAAGCCCAAATGAAGATAGACATGGGAAGCCCGAGATTATTAACGTGTATGTTAGGAAATCAAAGAGAAACACACGTGAAGGGGGTGGTAGTATATAAGCGAGAGGAATTGTATGGGAGGGTATTCAGTTAGAATCATTTACACGTGAAGAGTGACTAGCACTTAGCTAGGGAAAAGATTGTAACAGAGATTATACTCTGGGTTTTTTATTGTAATACACTTGTGTTCTTCGTGTTGATCTTGCATTTTCTGGAGAACACAACAGGTGATTGAGACTGCTGTTTACTTACATGTATGACTCTTGACATGAGAATTGGGGGAAAAGAGGGCTCTTAAATGTTGTTTCTATATTTATTTCTAGAGCTTGCAGCATCTGCTATGGATTACCTAAACGATGATACTTGCTTTAATGTATCTTGGTTTCCCTCGAAAGAAGTAAAAGAGAACATGGAGCTACATGATCAATAGATCGAAGTATTGCTTCATTTTAATTTAGATTTGCCACCTTTTTGAGGATCTAATACTCCAGAGATAGTGTGTACGATTTGTTTaaattgtattcgaactctttGACAGGCAAGACCAAAATCATTAATCGATGATTcctttctcttttttttaacCACTCGATATCACAGGGGTTTAGGCAATGACACTGCCAATAAGTGCTCTTGAACTCTTTATCGCATCACTAATTTGAAGATTAACATCTTAAGGAAAATACTTGTTTTCAATTAGAGACTGTTTTATGGTTTGCTCTAAGATGGATTATGAATCGAAGAAATGGTGATATGTTGGTAGTCTCTCTGAATTTTGGTGTGTGGTTCTTGATTTGACCCTTATGGCTGCTATTTCTTGGTATATTTGGATACTTTTTCATGACATCTTGTCATGATTTGAGTAATTGGCATCAGAGCAGCTTCTGTGGAATTGTACGTACTTGCTAGATCTACATTTTGTCTGTTTGATTTGTTATCAAATTCTCTTTGGTTTTTGAGTCATTCGCGGTTTCTTTTTTCTGTCTTGATTTTAGTTTTTGTTCTTTCATCTGTAATTTTTCTTTGGTAAACAAACCTTGGTTTCTGTTTTCGGACTTTACATCATTACTGACGATAGTCTTGTTTTAGGTTAAAGGACTTTCAACAGAAGAACTGACCACCCGTAATGATTTGGTACTTGCGCTGCCTGATAGAATTCAAGCCATACCAGATGGCTCTGCACCTGCACCTAAACCATCTTTTGGTTGGGGAACATCAGCTCCACCTCGTTCCAATCTCAAATTTGATTCAGGTATTTGTCTTTTCTATAAGTTTCAGTTCCTAGATTGTATATTTATCTGTCTTTTTTCTTGGATGAGGATAATTTATGTTCATTATTTCACTCATGGCTATGTAATGAACTTCAAATTCTAGATGGACAGTTTGACAATGAATACTTTCAGCAAACTGAAGAATCAAGTCAATTCAGGCAGGAGtatgaaatgagaaaaatgaaacagGCATGTTTTAAGTTGGAGCAGTTAGCACTCAGcagtatataatataattatccATGAACCTCAATGATTTTTGTCGATAGCATCTGGCTTACAATGCCCTATTTTCATGACGCAGGACCATGGATTGGACATGATAGCCGAAGGTTTGGACACATTAAAAAACATGGCTCATGACATGAACGAGGTTTTTGTGCCTTTTTTGTTCATCTCATATTTTTTCGATATTTATGGTTTGTAAATTGAAACATTATTCATTTTATACAGGAAGTTGATAGGCAAGTTCCTCTTATGGATGAAATTGACACTAAGGTTAGTCAATATGATTAacattgtaatttttttttgaagcaacACTAAGTTTTGTGTACTTTTAACATGTTTTTCTCTCTCCTGCTATCTGTTTGCtttcattatgttttgatgTAGTTTACCTTATAATGGTACATTTTCATGAATTACATATTTTCTAACATTAGAAGTGTGTAGATATGATTCCGGTTAGTAAATACTCGTCGtccatttaaattattaataaatgaatgcacatatttttaataaatgaaTGCACATGTCAGGCGCCATGgaaagttgaaaaaaaaatcactctTCAGACAACCCCACTACCTTACCCTACAGATCTCTCCTTCATTAGCACCTAAGCTTAGTAGATGTTGATTGCAATAGAGAGACCATGGTTTACTTTCAAACGTGGAGCAGTACTTAAACTTTGCTGAACACAGTACTAACTTGCTAGTTACATGGAAGTGTTGAGAAATTGAGATGTACCTTTACTTTGTTGGAGATAGTTCTAAGCTCTTTTGTTGACTTCTTTGCAGGTAGACAAGGCAACGTCTGACCTTAAAAACACCAATGTCAGATTGAAGGACACTGTTAATCAGGTGAGCAAATCTGTAACTTGCATTCTATTTCTGCTCTACCCTATCAGCACATTACACTACAATTCTATCACTGTTACTtgctttaattttgtttttcttccaGCTGAGATCTAGTCGAAATTTCTGTATCGACATCATTTTGCTGTGTATAATTCTTGGAATTGCAGCCTATTTGTACAAGTAAGTTCTTGATTTAAGTTTTGTTTACATGAGAATTTAACTGAAATTAAGAAATTGGTCTCCTTTCTTATCAGTATGTAAATTTTAACTGATTCTCGCTCAGATCGTCTCCGtggatttaaaattaaaatactataCAATGGGGGTTCATAGTATTTCTCTCGGTGAGCTATTCAAATGCTTAGTTGAGATTAATGCTGCTGGAAATTTTTCCTTGCAGTGTGTTGAAGAAATGATCGGCATGAGGTCTATTTGATGACAATTCATGATGTATCTGGTGCAATCTGCACTGTTGGTGATTTGCCGCTTTATGTTtgtttgtataattatttgatATTCGTGTTTTTTATGTTGAAAATATGCTAACTACGTCAAAATATTGCGTGTGAATGTAAAATGAGAGGAAATACACTTATCCATCAGCTTCGATTCTTCCATGACTCGTAGTTCATCAAAGGATTGAAAGCTTGATGACGTGTAATGCTACCGCTGAATCATTATTTTGTGCAAGAGTTGGATTTCGTGGATCCCTTCACTTCAAAATTGCGATTAATGAGATACAATATGTGCTTTCGCATTATTATTCCCATCTTGTTTCTGCATATTGAACTTTCTCGTAGATCCTGTAAACTTTGTTGCACTAGCAATCTTCTTTTGtcttgaagccaaagcagtgtaGTTCGTCCCTGCAATACATTTTCTTAGATCAATCCCAAACACTACCGATATCTGTCTTGGTGCAACGAGATCGATTTTATGGTGTAACACACTATGTGGATTATACGATGTCTGATTGCCCAATGCACGTGGGTATGTCTTGGTCACTCACCTTGTCAGTGAAGAAAAATGTAAatctttactatattataaaagataaaatcattaaaaaaattagttttgttcattttaataaatttttaaatttacccTTATGATCCTTTCaacatatttaataatttaaagacAAAagtaaattatcattcaaaaaTTTTCCACATCTTCTTCCCActatttcattattttaatttttagttacCACTATCTCATTATCTTAATGgaagaaaaaattataaataaattcaaatttataaaaCTATATTTTGTAcacatgcaatgcatgtgctcGGTGTACTAGTTTATATAACACTTGTAGAAAAcaagattctattttaagataataatacgataaacatgattaagcgTTAGCATTTAACCAATTCAAGGGCTTAATCGGGCTTCATATGAAAGAATTGGACTTTTAAAGTTTGaaaaggatcggacggtccgaacccagatcgaacgatccgaaccttgcaagatcggaagctccgaaatgAAGTTGTTTACTTCGGAAGAAAAgtaggatcggacgctccaatctaagaacggacggtccgatcttccCCGGCCAGCCATGCACGATGACtaagccacgagttttgacaagtgtcgagtAGTAATCAGATCGGACGGTTCTATCGCCACGTGCATGcaaagatcggacgctccgatcccggaacggaggctccgatcatggccgagattttgcctataaataggggtcttcagATCCATTTctgaatacgaattcccgaattttcttcttcagttatatatagtgtaaggtatacacttgagggccctatcggttaatagAGAGGCTTTGGAATAACAAAGGTGTTGTTATAGTCCTCCAGAACgagcgacatcaaagggcttactacgaacaaaggtatggtccgggaatcttatTAAattttgggagtatctattaacttagttaagacttatagaacttatgtagtgatacagtgaacttttgattataggctttgtagcgacccaacccggatccactatctaatcagagttagagcataattaagcatgtatttaaaataaatcgctgcggaagacttaaataaaagcagaccggcataATACAACCATTTAAATAAGCcgatatacaactcaatcgaactacaaataatcctaagggtaaagacctacagctaatctgctgtcttcactggtcactggatactccaagctcctggtgctcaatcctgcacctatacctgccccatcgaatggtgTGTCCAGACAtatagaaaatactggacgtgagctctaagctcaatacgaaagcaatgatatatataatatatgcagcacataagtaTATTTAAAACTAGGGTAAAAAACAGTACTcagaggcgccatgaatatactgGGCAATGTCGGATAGCAAGTCCGCggtgccgctcctatattcacctatcaactatagcgtctgccccaccgtcgtggtcgctcctagtgatagcaaaacccaaggctgagtgtccccagacacgaatccataaggagtaactcatcatcgATTGAAACTGTctagactcacatcataccagatgcagtctaccgtagaaacatgcatgtgctaaagccgtaaaacatataaacaaatagcacatactcatgcaacacatataatatatatcatgcttgtagtaccccgtaatcgaaattggtaattaagagattaattatgttaattaaaccaatttggtatctgaaggatcggaagctccgaaggtgagatcggaagctccgatcaggatcggaagcttcgatcgatattacgtcatgcatgacgtgtggcaggatcggaaactccgatcgggatcggaagttccgatcgccctatccgaaggcaaccagtgagattttgacatgtggcagataaggatgttcggaagctccgatggcaggatcggacgttccgatcaaggatcagaagttccgatcgaggatcggaggttccgatcgatgtctataaatataaggtccgaggcattcatttcttgccaattccgaattctctccttcgccctcgtggtcttattttaagactttgggtactcttattctagagttggagtaggatatttgttttagtatagtcagacagtgtctgacatagtagcggagcagtgctcgtgttgtagagccgtgttcgaggctgtggattcgcagcagggaAGTGCCcaagttgcgggatagtcgccatcagtggactgacgacggacgcaggtatagctatggtctccttaaattatttaggagtatgcaatagcttagttaaggcttttagcgcttattgaatgatgcatgggtatttgcattgtagacttgatgataggcttggaatctagagtgggactactaggactgccttagaaaggtacgtaagtactgactgagattgccagcaaatatgcatgcttatatgttgcatttatgtgtttgcatgttattatttttatgcggcatgtgcatatcatcttgtgcctgtacatctatatatctttcgagatgagccagttagggttgctcagccctgttaggatgtTTGATATcaagtacccttaggtactgatacctcgaggacttcgcggtccgcgtccgagattcgggaatgagtggtcgcacacagtggttagctaccccgatgtgacgagcttatatcccaggcgccagtttgagtagtttgtatacagttatcccagatatggatacccggtcatttgcatgcatcatatttgtatgtttatttgtgctttcgtattgagcttagagctcacgtccagtattttccgtgtatctggataccctattcgatggggcaggtataggtgcaggattgagcaccaggagcctggagtagccagtgaccttgaagacagcaggattagctgtaggttttatttaaagtaattcgattgggttgtataaatcgagtttgattagccggttgtattctgtcagtctacttgtatttagtcttccggagcaatttgatttaatgcatgcttaattatgctcataactctgattaggtagtggatccgggtcgggtcgctacatttatggtatcagagcactgcatgcaagggacttaggaaattgataataagacttcttgattatccttgtaggattgattgaggctagtgaaagaagatttggttcttcattgccaaggtttgtggcagaagtttttactaaaaggaatgcagcagtgatgagaacaccagtagtagcatatcaatagatagactgactgctgtggacggttcatca comes from the Henckelia pumila isolate YLH828 chromosome 1, ASM3356847v2, whole genome shotgun sequence genome and includes:
- the LOC140874707 gene encoding syntaxin-71-like, with the protein product MSLIDLLTRVDAICKKYDKYDVAAKDSNVAGDDAFARLYASVESDIESSLQKAETALNEKNRASVVAINAEIRRTKAKLLEEVPKLQRLAVKKVKGLSTEELTTRNDLVLALPDRIQAIPDGSAPAPKPSFGWGTSAPPRSNLKFDSDGQFDNEYFQQTEESSQFRQEYEMRKMKQDHGLDMIAEGLDTLKNMAHDMNEEVDRQVPLMDEIDTKVDKATSDLKNTNVRLKDTVNQLRSSRNFCIDIILLCIILGIAAYLYNVLKK